Proteins co-encoded in one Ooceraea biroi isolate clonal line C1 chromosome 9, Obir_v5.4, whole genome shotgun sequence genomic window:
- the LOC105276073 gene encoding zinc finger CCCH domain-containing protein 10: protein MKKLKKKLDIAGSGALIQQQVIEMAGGLNAGATDTSDSANRICRDFLRNVCHRGKRCKYLHERSEDDPMEEYTFCHDFQNGMCNWPGCKFLHCTESEEKRFRATGELPSHVLNRSKTNNNDKSDYPLCKDFIKGSCQRVNCKFRHWKKEEPQHNLVSPSHHNVSRPQHNFNGTSGGVNADGRRYEEDRNFHWQMEDQHSNLIANNGYNTSHPADYIGPPEPKRRIVSGETVVHFEAPPLVGQQHATQPTVTPSYYYPVIPRNEARAIVLEDENALLRKKIEELKKQVSDLTATNEFLLDQNAQLRMSGKRTANVTAVTVPAVTITNTVPPSQAPTPQQMVNAAVAAGTLRTVTASVATVPVSIATVAPVSIAAVSMAPVSIPPPIVTMAQQTISMSGSRPQPTNQQPPNTQQPASLPLSISGATAPLVSYPIMTQELRPVLQ, encoded by the exons atgaaaaaattgaagaaaaaattaGATATCGCTGGTTCGGGTGCGTTAATACAGCAGCAAGTCATCGAGATGGCGGGTGGATTAAATGCTGGCGCAACCGACACATCAGACTCGGCAAATAGGATCTGCCGGGACTTTCTGAGGAATGTATGCCATCGCGGGAAGCGTTGCAAGTATCTACACGAACGTTCTGAGGATGATCCCATGGAGGAGTACACCTTCTGCCACGATTTCCAGAACGGCATGTGTAATTGGCCGGGCTGTAAGTTTCTCCATTGCACGGAGAGCGAAGAAAAGCGTTTCCGGGCGACCGGCGAGTTGCCGTCGCACGTCCTCAACAGATCCAAGACGAATAACAACGACAAATCAGACTATCCGTTATGCAAAGACTTTATCAAGGGTAGCTGCCAAAGGGTGAACTGCAAGTTTAGGCATTGGAAGAAAGAGGAGCCGCAACACAATCTAGTATCGCCGTCACATCACAATGTATCCCGGCCGCAACACAATTTCAACGGCACCAGTGGCGGTGTCAATGCTGACGGTCGCAGATATGAGGAGGACAGGAA TTTCCATTGGCAAATGGAGGACCAACACAGCAATCTGATTGCGAATAATGGTTACAACACGTCGCATCCAGCCGACTACATAGGACCGCCCGAGCCGAAAAGGCGAATAGTATCGGGCGAAACGGTTGTTCACTTTGAAGCTCCGCCACTTGTAGGCCAGCAGCACGCTACTCAGCCGACCGTCACGCCGAGTTACTATTACCCCGTGATACCACGTAACGAGGCGCGAGCGATCGTGCTGGAGGATGAAAACGCATTGTTGAGGAAGAAGATAGAGGAATTGAAAAAGCAG GTCAGTGATTTGACAGCAACGAACGAATTTCTGCTAGACCAGAACGCCCAGTTGCGAATGTCAGGCAAGCGCACTGCGAACGTGACGGCCGTTACGGTGCCGGCGGTCACGATCACGAACACGGTGCCACCGTCGCAAGCTCCGACGCCACAGCAGATGGTCAACGCAGCCGTGGCCGCGGGTACTCTTAGAACAGTTACCGCCAGCGTGGCCACCGTACCCGTGAGTATTGCAACCGTAGCACCCGTCTCTATTGCAGCGGTCTCCATGGCGCCGGTCTCAATACCGCCGCCGATTGTCACCATGGCTCAACAGACCATCTCGATGAGCGGCTCTCGTCCTCAGCCGACTAATCAACAACCGCCTAACACGCAACAGCCCGCTAGCTTACCACTATCGATATCGGGTGCAACTGCGCCCCTTGTTTCCTATCCGATTATGACGCAAGAGCTCAGGCCCGTGCTGCAGTAA